The following coding sequences lie in one Arachis ipaensis cultivar K30076 chromosome B03, Araip1.1, whole genome shotgun sequence genomic window:
- the LOC107630362 gene encoding transmembrane protein 230 → MYVDHAFSISDEDMMMGTSYTVNNKPPIKEISLAVALLVFGTLGIIIGSLMAYNHVGGDTAHGLFFAILGTLLFIPGFYYTRIAYYAYKGYKGFSFSNIPPV, encoded by the exons ATGTATGTGGATCACGCGTTTTCGATCTCGGACGAGGACATGATGATGGGTACCTCGTACACTGTGAATAACAAGCCCCCAATCAAGGAGATCTCACTCGCTGTCGCTCTTCTTGTTTTTGGAACCCTTGGAATCATCATCGGTTCTCTCATGGCTTATAACCATGTCGGCGGTGACACTGCTCACG GGTTGTTCTTTGCGATCTTGGGAACGCTGTTGTTCATACCAGGGTTCTACTACACAAGGATTGCATATTATGCTTACAAGGGTTACAAGGGATTCTCTTTCTCTAACATACCTCCAGTTTAG